Proteins from one Streptosporangium becharense genomic window:
- a CDS encoding DUF4235 domain-containing protein: MSGMIGGAIAGAIFKQIWKVVSGKDDAPQATSEEYGWREILLASAIQGAIFGVVKAAIDRSAARSIHRATGK, encoded by the coding sequence GTGAGCGGAATGATCGGCGGTGCGATCGCCGGGGCCATCTTCAAGCAGATCTGGAAGGTCGTGTCGGGCAAGGACGACGCGCCGCAGGCGACATCGGAGGAGTACGGGTGGCGCGAGATCCTGCTCGCCTCGGCCATCCAGGGTGCGATCTTCGGTGTGGTCAAGGCGGCGATCGACCGTTCCGCGGCGCGCAGCATCCACAGAGCCACCGGTAAGTGA
- a CDS encoding DUF6458 family protein — MTIAGGIILIMLGAILAWAVEFDIAGFDINIVGVILMLGGLVWLSFAIYRLRIARRAVEPTTVVEDPVTHRRVYEERHYNDPPVM; from the coding sequence ATGACCATCGCAGGCGGCATCATTCTCATCATGCTCGGCGCCATTCTCGCGTGGGCCGTCGAGTTCGACATCGCCGGGTTCGACATCAACATCGTCGGTGTCATCCTGATGCTCGGCGGCCTCGTCTGGCTCTCGTTCGCGATCTACCGTCTCAGGATCGCCCGCCGGGCCGTGGAGCCCACCACCGTGGTCGAGGATCCGGTGACCCACCGCCGCGTCTACGAGGAGCGTCACTACAACGACCCGCCGGTGATGTGA
- a CDS encoding shikimate kinase, translating into MEYDRPIVVTGLMGSGKSSVGRLLAEELGRELRDSDPDIAARYGGATAAETVASEGAGVLHAREASHLRESLAERPPVVVAAAASVVDDPESRAAMGPALVVWLDAPPAVLAERMRSGAHRPHFEPDLEAMLTKQRTRRGPLFAEVADLTFDVSSTSPEEVAAAVLSSLDER; encoded by the coding sequence GTGGAGTATGACCGCCCGATCGTCGTCACGGGCCTGATGGGCTCAGGAAAGTCATCCGTGGGGCGGCTGCTGGCGGAGGAGCTCGGCCGCGAGCTCCGCGACAGCGACCCCGACATCGCGGCGCGGTACGGCGGTGCGACGGCGGCGGAGACCGTCGCGAGCGAGGGGGCCGGGGTGCTTCACGCGCGTGAGGCCTCGCACCTGCGGGAGTCCCTGGCCGAGCGTCCCCCGGTGGTGGTCGCGGCGGCGGCGAGCGTGGTGGATGATCCGGAGAGCCGGGCCGCGATGGGCCCGGCGCTGGTGGTGTGGCTGGACGCGCCACCGGCGGTGCTGGCCGAGCGGATGCGCTCCGGCGCGCACCGGCCGCATTTCGAACCGGACCTGGAGGCGATGCTGACCAAGCAGCGGACGCGCAGGGGACCGCTGTTCGCGGAGGTGGCGGACCTGACGTTCGACGTGTCGTCGACGTCCCCCGAGGAGGTGGCCGCCGCGGTGCTCTCGTCCCTCGACGAGCGGTGA
- a CDS encoding glycosyltransferase, which translates to MKIAMVSEHASPLATVGGTDAGGQNVHVAALSLALAAQGHEVAVYTRRESPFQQDEVVFAPGVTVVHVPAGPAMVLAKDDLLPWMPDFSRWLATRWTATPPDIAHSHFWMSGLAALAAARDTAVPVAHTFHALGTVKRRHQGTADTSPRERVEIETFLARHVDVVVATCTDEVAELDRMRVSRNRTAIVPCGVDVRAFTPVGPREELGPGPVLLSIGRPVPRKGVETVIRALRHVPDATLVVAGGEPGDPEVNRLSRIAGHHGVVERVRFLGRVGRDSVPALMRAASAVVSVPWYEPFGIVPLEAMACGVPVVASAVGGHLDTVLPGVTGLLVPPRDPEALGCALRHLLADPLLTAAYGAAAAERARSRYGWDGVAAETLAVYADVLSSRAGTRRSRRGRTRAGAA; encoded by the coding sequence ATGAAGATCGCAATGGTGTCCGAGCACGCCAGTCCCCTGGCCACCGTCGGGGGAACCGACGCCGGGGGTCAGAACGTCCATGTCGCCGCGCTGTCCCTCGCACTCGCCGCGCAGGGCCACGAGGTGGCCGTCTACACCCGCCGGGAATCCCCCTTCCAGCAGGACGAGGTCGTCTTCGCACCCGGCGTGACCGTGGTGCACGTCCCCGCCGGGCCCGCCATGGTACTGGCCAAGGACGACCTGCTCCCCTGGATGCCCGACTTCAGCCGCTGGCTGGCCACCCGCTGGACGGCCACGCCGCCCGACATCGCCCACAGCCACTTCTGGATGAGCGGGCTGGCCGCCCTGGCCGCCGCCCGGGACACCGCGGTGCCCGTCGCGCACACCTTCCACGCCCTCGGCACGGTCAAGCGCCGTCACCAGGGAACGGCCGACACCAGCCCGCGCGAGCGCGTCGAGATCGAGACGTTCCTCGCCCGGCACGTGGACGTGGTCGTCGCCACCTGCACCGACGAGGTGGCCGAGCTGGACCGGATGCGCGTCTCCCGCAACCGTACAGCGATCGTCCCGTGCGGGGTGGACGTACGCGCCTTCACCCCGGTGGGCCCGCGGGAGGAGCTGGGCCCGGGGCCGGTGCTGCTGTCCATCGGCCGCCCGGTGCCGCGCAAAGGGGTGGAGACCGTGATCCGGGCACTGCGCCACGTCCCGGACGCGACTCTGGTCGTCGCCGGCGGCGAGCCGGGCGACCCGGAGGTGAACCGGCTGTCGCGGATCGCCGGGCACCACGGGGTGGTGGAGCGCGTCCGCTTCCTCGGCAGGGTGGGCCGCGACTCCGTCCCCGCCCTGATGCGCGCGGCGAGCGCGGTGGTGAGCGTGCCCTGGTACGAGCCGTTCGGCATCGTGCCGCTGGAGGCCATGGCCTGCGGTGTCCCGGTGGTCGCCTCCGCCGTGGGCGGGCACCTGGACACGGTGCTGCCGGGCGTCACCGGCCTGCTGGTCCCGCCGCGCGACCCGGAGGCGCTCGGGTGCGCGTTACGGCACCTGCTCGCCGACCCGCTGCTGACGGCGGCGTACGGCGCCGCCGCCGCGGAGCGGGCACGATCCCGTTACGGCTGGGACGGGGTCGCCGCCGAGACCCTCGCCGTCTACGCGGACGTGCTCTCCTCCCGGGCCGGGACGCGGCGGTCACGCCGCGGCCGGACGCGGGCAGGCGCCGCATGA